A genome region from Mycobacterium florentinum includes the following:
- a CDS encoding MCE family protein encodes MTRPGKTNASRTPPYKLAGVGMMVIGALVLVLVYGQFRGDFTPKTKLTMLASRAGLVMDPGSKVTYNGVEIGRVDTISEVVRDGKPAAKFTLDVYPRYLSLIPANVNADIKATTVFGGKYVSLTTPQSPSAQRLSASSVIDARSVTTEINTLFQTITSISEKVDPVKLNLTLSAAAQSLAGLGDKFGQSIVNGNTVLDDVNPQMPQIRHDIQQLAGLGDTYANASPDLFDFLNNAVVTSRTINQQQKDLDQALLSAAGFGNTGAEIFEKGGPYLARGAADLLPSAQLLDTYSPAIFCTLRNYHDIEPKAASFLAGNGYSLNAHTEALSGLGLLANPVSAVATIASLVGGLAGVVGGAPNPYIYPENLPRVNARGGPGGAPGCWQHITHDLWPAPELVMDSGNSIAPYNHLDTGSPYAIEYVWGRQVGDNTINP; translated from the coding sequence ATGACCCGGCCCGGAAAGACGAACGCCTCGCGGACCCCGCCCTACAAGTTGGCGGGTGTCGGCATGATGGTCATCGGCGCGCTCGTTCTCGTCTTGGTCTACGGGCAGTTCCGCGGCGACTTCACCCCCAAGACCAAGTTGACGATGCTGGCGTCGCGGGCCGGGCTGGTCATGGACCCGGGCTCGAAGGTCACTTACAACGGGGTCGAGATCGGCCGCGTGGACACCATCTCCGAGGTCGTCCGCGACGGGAAACCGGCGGCCAAGTTCACCCTGGACGTCTATCCCCGATACCTGTCGCTGATCCCGGCCAACGTGAACGCCGACATCAAGGCCACCACCGTGTTCGGCGGCAAGTACGTGTCGCTGACGACACCGCAAAGCCCGTCGGCGCAAAGGCTCAGCGCGTCGTCGGTGATCGACGCGAGGTCGGTGACGACGGAGATCAACACGCTGTTCCAGACCATCACCTCGATCTCGGAGAAGGTGGATCCGGTCAAGCTGAACCTGACGCTGAGCGCGGCCGCGCAATCGCTGGCCGGGCTGGGTGACAAGTTCGGGCAGTCGATCGTCAACGGCAACACCGTCCTCGACGACGTCAACCCGCAGATGCCGCAGATTCGCCACGACATCCAGCAGCTGGCCGGCCTCGGCGACACCTACGCCAACGCCTCGCCGGACCTGTTCGACTTCCTCAACAACGCGGTCGTCACCTCGCGCACAATCAACCAGCAGCAGAAGGATCTGGACCAGGCGCTGCTGTCGGCAGCCGGGTTCGGCAACACCGGCGCGGAGATCTTCGAGAAGGGCGGCCCGTACCTGGCGCGCGGCGCCGCCGACCTGCTGCCGTCGGCGCAGCTGCTCGACACCTACAGCCCGGCGATTTTCTGCACCCTGCGCAACTACCACGACATCGAGCCCAAGGCCGCTTCGTTCCTGGCCGGCAACGGCTACTCGCTGAACGCCCACACCGAGGCCCTGTCCGGTCTCGGGCTGCTGGCCAACCCCGTCTCGGCGGTGGCCACGATCGCCAGCCTGGTCGGCGGCCTGGCCGGGGTGGTCGGTGGAGCGCCGAACCCCTACATCTATCCCGAGAACCTGCCGCGGGTGAACGCCCGCGGTGGACCCGGCGGTGCGCCGGGTTGCTGGCAGCACATCACCCATGACCTCTGGCCCGCTCCCGAGTTGGTGATGGACTC